A part of Solenopsis invicta isolate M01_SB chromosome 2, UNIL_Sinv_3.0, whole genome shotgun sequence genomic DNA contains:
- the LOC105196790 gene encoding facilitated trehalose transporter Tret1 isoform X2, with protein MPSPDEESSRFIQMEPGVNEQKKWQRAGTIYQILMALCANVVVLGPAMGFGYSAVAEPAMRWPKNEDDLKLDASQANWMATVSALGTPLGCLLSSVVMGRGRKISMFVTSLISLAGWVTIYMSNSYVQILIGRSISGISTGMASVPTTVYVAEIAGPKLRGTMVTWTSISIALGVLIVYIFGYFFQDDWRLIALLCALFPLCAIALTLLVVPETPLYLRDQNRPEEALEIMKKFRGIPKDQPASAEVLFELKPRPQKKNQNLLKHLVKRSSLVPFGIMLSYFFFQQFSGIFVVIYNAVAIMDKSGIQDLDPYIAAIVIGVARFIASLLTAGVSQKFGRRIPSMISGVGMTIFMGGLSLYLYLADRGTVMADNGVVPVICMAMYIFTSTLGFLVIPFAMVGEVFPSKVKDILSGTTVAVGYLFSAATVKTYPDMVAAMGMHGVFLFFAIVSLIGVVFILFFLPETKGKTLREIEDMFSSKKKVLEMQQPEGIIVGERIALSNS; from the exons ATATTGATGGCCTTATGCGCCAATGTCGTGGTACTAGGTCCTGCGATGGGCTTCGGTTACAGTGCCGTAGCAGAACCCGCGATGAGATGGCCGAAAAACGAGGATGACTTAAAACTCGATGCTAGTCAAGCAAATTGGATGG CTACCGTATCGGCGTTGGGTACGCCTCTTGGTTGTCTACTCTCGAGCGTCGTGATGGGGCGAGGAAGGAAGATCAGCATGTTCGTAACGTCGTTGATCTCACTGGCGGGTTGGGTGACCATTTACATGTCGAACAGTTACGTTCAGATTTTGATTGGAAGATCGATTTCCGGAATATCCACAGGCATGGCGTCAGTTCCGACGACTGTGTATGTGGCGGAGATAGCAGGACCAAAATTACGAGGCACAATGGTTACATGGACTAGTATCTCTATCGCTCTCGGTGTCCTTATTGTTTATATCTTTGGATACTTCTTTCAG GATGACTGGCGACTGATAGCTCTATTGTGCGCTCTCTTCCCACTGTGTGCAATCGCCCTCACTTTGCTGGTAGTGCCCGAGACTCCTCTATACCTGCGAGATCAGAATCGGCCAGAGGAAGCATTGGAGATCATGAAGAAGTTCCGCGGAATACCGAAGGACCAGCCGGCGTCGGCAGAAGTTTTATTCGAGCTGAAACCACGGCCGcagaagaaaaatcaaaatctgtTAAAGCACCTAGTGAAAAGGAGCTCCCTTGTGCCATTTGGCATAATGCTCAGCTACTTTTTCTTCCAACAGTTCTCCGGAATCTTCGTGGTCATATACAACGCCGTTGCAATCATGGATAAATCGGGTATTCAAGATCTAGATCCTTATATAGCAGCGATAGTGATAGGCGTCGCCCGTTTTATAGCCAGTCTTTTAACTGCCGGAGTGTCTCAGAAATTCGGCCGACGAATACCGTCGATGATTTCTGGCGTTGGCATGACGATCTTCATGGGCGGCTTATCGCTCTATCTGTATTTGGCCGACAGAGGAACCGTCATGGCTGACAACGGAGTGGTTCCAGTGATTTGTATGGCGATGTACATATTCACGAGCACCCTGGGCTTCCTGGTGATCCCGTTCGCTATGGTGGGCGAGGTGTTTCCCTCCAAGGTCAAGGACATATTGTCCGGCACGACGGTTGCCGTCGGCTATCTCTTCAGTGCGGCGACTGTTAAAACGTATCCAGATATGGTGGCTGCGATGGGCATGCACGGTGTGTTCCTCTTCTTCGCTATCGTATCTTTAATCGGTGTGGTATTTATCCTGTTTTTCCTACCCGAAACGAAGGGAAAGACACTGCGCGAGATCGAGGACATGTTCTCATCGAAGAAGAAGGTCTTGGAAATGCAGCAGCCGGAAGGAATAATAGTCGGAGAGAGAATCGCTCTTTCTAATTCTTAG
- the LOC105196790 gene encoding facilitated trehalose transporter Tret1 isoform X3, producing MEPGVNEQKKWQRAGTIYQILMALCANVVVLGPAMGFGYSAVAEPAMRWPKNEDDLKLDASQANWMATVSALGTPLGCLLSSVVMGRGRKISMFVTSLISLAGWVTIYMSNSYVQILIGRSISGISTGMASVPTTVYVAEIAGPKLRGTMVTWTSISIALGVLIVYIFGYFFQDDWRLIALLCALFPLCAIALTLLVVPETPLYLRDQNRPEEALEIMKKFRGIPKDQPASAEVLFELKPRPQKKNQNLLKHLVKRSSLVPFGIMLSYFFFQQFSGIFVVIYNAVAIMDKSGIQDLDPYIAAIVIGVARFIASLLTAGVSQKFGRRIPSMISGVGMTIFMGGLSLYLYLADRGTVMADNGVVPVICMAMYIFTSTLGFLVIPFAMVGEVFPSKVKDILSGTTVAVGYLFSAATVKTYPDMVAAMGMHGVFLFFAIVSLIGVVFILFFLPETKGKTLREIEDMFSSKKKVLEMQQPEGIIVGERIALSNS from the exons ATATTGATGGCCTTATGCGCCAATGTCGTGGTACTAGGTCCTGCGATGGGCTTCGGTTACAGTGCCGTAGCAGAACCCGCGATGAGATGGCCGAAAAACGAGGATGACTTAAAACTCGATGCTAGTCAAGCAAATTGGATGG CTACCGTATCGGCGTTGGGTACGCCTCTTGGTTGTCTACTCTCGAGCGTCGTGATGGGGCGAGGAAGGAAGATCAGCATGTTCGTAACGTCGTTGATCTCACTGGCGGGTTGGGTGACCATTTACATGTCGAACAGTTACGTTCAGATTTTGATTGGAAGATCGATTTCCGGAATATCCACAGGCATGGCGTCAGTTCCGACGACTGTGTATGTGGCGGAGATAGCAGGACCAAAATTACGAGGCACAATGGTTACATGGACTAGTATCTCTATCGCTCTCGGTGTCCTTATTGTTTATATCTTTGGATACTTCTTTCAG GATGACTGGCGACTGATAGCTCTATTGTGCGCTCTCTTCCCACTGTGTGCAATCGCCCTCACTTTGCTGGTAGTGCCCGAGACTCCTCTATACCTGCGAGATCAGAATCGGCCAGAGGAAGCATTGGAGATCATGAAGAAGTTCCGCGGAATACCGAAGGACCAGCCGGCGTCGGCAGAAGTTTTATTCGAGCTGAAACCACGGCCGcagaagaaaaatcaaaatctgtTAAAGCACCTAGTGAAAAGGAGCTCCCTTGTGCCATTTGGCATAATGCTCAGCTACTTTTTCTTCCAACAGTTCTCCGGAATCTTCGTGGTCATATACAACGCCGTTGCAATCATGGATAAATCGGGTATTCAAGATCTAGATCCTTATATAGCAGCGATAGTGATAGGCGTCGCCCGTTTTATAGCCAGTCTTTTAACTGCCGGAGTGTCTCAGAAATTCGGCCGACGAATACCGTCGATGATTTCTGGCGTTGGCATGACGATCTTCATGGGCGGCTTATCGCTCTATCTGTATTTGGCCGACAGAGGAACCGTCATGGCTGACAACGGAGTGGTTCCAGTGATTTGTATGGCGATGTACATATTCACGAGCACCCTGGGCTTCCTGGTGATCCCGTTCGCTATGGTGGGCGAGGTGTTTCCCTCCAAGGTCAAGGACATATTGTCCGGCACGACGGTTGCCGTCGGCTATCTCTTCAGTGCGGCGACTGTTAAAACGTATCCAGATATGGTGGCTGCGATGGGCATGCACGGTGTGTTCCTCTTCTTCGCTATCGTATCTTTAATCGGTGTGGTATTTATCCTGTTTTTCCTACCCGAAACGAAGGGAAAGACACTGCGCGAGATCGAGGACATGTTCTCATCGAAGAAGAAGGTCTTGGAAATGCAGCAGCCGGAAGGAATAATAGTCGGAGAGAGAATCGCTCTTTCTAATTCTTAG
- the LOC105196791 gene encoding cytochrome P450 307a1: MIFISATTYFLLAIVLVALVLIVMDHVRLKKKQKKIYDGEESSDLLDPPGPTPWPVLGSLHILGRYDVPYKAFGDLVKAYNSQVIKLRMGSLPCVVVNGLENIKEVLVTKGHHFDSRPNFIRYHLLFCGNKENSLAFCNWSDVQKTRREMLRGHTFPRAFTTRYNQLNGIIGGEVDWLINHLTGISGISLHAKPLILHTCANIFIKYFCSRSFDLGNGPFREMIENFDKVFYEVNQGYAADFMPFLMPLHQRNMTRMANWSHEIRKFVEKNIIGDRLTSWRSVIPEEDYVDCLINHIKTDAEPTMTWDMAIFALEDIVGGHSAVGNLLVKILAYLATRPHVQKIAQMEIDGIETTGNFVGLENRGSMPYTEAIILEAIRLIASPIVPHVANQDSSIAGYKIEKDTFIFLNNYDLNMSKELWTSPEEFIPQRFVQNGKLLKPEHFLPFGGGRRSCMGYKMVQYISFSTIATLLKNFNILPVEKEIYKVPIGNLALPENTFKFRFEKR, from the exons ATGATTTTTATCAGCGCCACAACATATTTTCTGCTTGCCATCGTTCTGGTGGCCTTAGTCTTGATCGTGATGGACCATGTCAGattgaaaaagaaacaaaagaaaatatatgacGGGGAAGAATCATCCGATCTACTAGATCCACCTGGACCGACGCCATGGCCAGTCTTGGGCTCTCTTCATATTTTGGGACGCTACGATGTGCCTTACAAGGCTTTCGGCGACCTCGTCAAGGCCTACAACAGTCAAGTGATCAAGCTCAGGATGGGATCTCTACCTTGCGTCGTCGTCAATGGATTGGAAAACATCAAGGAAGTTTTGGTCACCAAGGGCCATCACTTCGACTCCAGGCCAAATTTCATTAGATATCATCTCCTCTTCTGCGGCAACAAGGAAAATT CTTTGGCATTCTGTAACTGGTCAGACGTTCAGAAGACGCGAAGAGAGATGTTGCGAGGGCATACTTTCCCGCGCGCCTTTACCACGCGATACAACCAGTTGAACGGCATCATCGGCGGCGAAGTGGACTGGCTGATTAACCACCTGACCGGCATCTCTGGTATCAGCCTGCATGCCAAGCCACTGATCCTGCACACGTGCGCGAACATCTTTATCAAGTACTTTTGCTCGCGGAGCTTCGACCTTGGTAATGGTCCCTTCCGCGAGATGATCGAAAACTTTGACAAGGTTTTCTACGAAGTGAACCAGGGATACGCCGCGGATTTCATGCCATTTTTGATGCCGCTCCATCAGCGTAACATGACGAGGATGGCGAATTGGAGTCATGAAATTAGGAAATTTGTGGAGAAGAATATAATTGGAGATCGTCTAACCAGCTGGAGGTCGGTCATACCAGAAGAAGATTACGTGGATTGCTTGATCAATCACATCAAGACTGACGCCGAACCCACTATGACTTGGGACATGGCGATATTCGCGCTAGAAGATATTGTCGGAGGTCACTCGGCAGTCGGCAATCTCCTCGTCAAAATTTTAGCATACTTGGCTACTAGACCGCATGTACAAAAAATAGCTCAGATGGAAATTGACGGAATTGAGACCACGGGCAATTTCGTCGGATTGGAGAACAGAGGAAGCATGCCGTATACAGAAGCCATTATTCTTGAAGCGATCAGACTGATCGCCAGTCCGATCGTACCACACGTCGCTAATCAAGACAGTTCTATAGCCG GCTACAAGATAGAGAAGGACACGTTTATTTTCCTGAACAACTATGATCTAAATATGTCGAAGGAGTTATGGACCTCTCCCGAAGAATTCATACCGCAAAGATTTGTGCAGAACGGCAAATTGCTGAAGCCGGAACATTTCTTGCCATTTGGTGGCGGCCGAAGGTCCTGTATGGGCTACAAAATGGTCCAATACATCAGTTTCTCGACAATAGCCACTTTGCTGAAGAACTTCAATATATTGCCGGTAGAGAAGGAAATATACAAGGTTCCTATCGGCAATCTGGCACTTCCAGAAAATACGTTTAAGTTCCGTTTCGAGAAACGGTAG